In the bacterium genome, one interval contains:
- a CDS encoding DUF192 domain-containing protein: MPWLVSGDKVLASLEVASSARRRARGLLGRDALEGALWLPRTRSVHTLGMRFAIDVAYCDAEGQVLAIVTMRPWRLGRPRLRARSVVEAQAGNLQRWGITAGSTLEVLE, encoded by the coding sequence ATGCCGTGGCTCGTCTCGGGGGACAAGGTGCTCGCCTCTCTGGAGGTGGCGAGCAGCGCCCGCCGGCGGGCCCGGGGGCTGCTGGGCCGCGACGCCCTGGAAGGGGCGCTGTGGCTGCCGCGCACCCGCTCGGTCCACACCTTGGGAATGCGCTTCGCCATCGACGTGGCCTACTGCGACGCAGAGGGGCAGGTGCTGGCGATCGTCACGATGCGACCGTGGCGGCTGGGCAGACCGCGCCTGCGGGCGCGCAGCGTCGTGGAGGCGCAGGCGGGGAACCTGCAGCGCTGGGGAATCACCGCCGGCAGCACCCTCGAAGTGCTGGAGTAG
- a CDS encoding PD-(D/E)XK nuclease family protein → MQSTDADTGTTAAASRSAPAAMPAGGDASGEGETGTLVHIPVRPKHLSPSSASMFRQCPQRWKFRYVDKLPDPPGEAALAGTFAHRVLEELLGLDATERTLESARSLAGQVWTEMESDKDFAALELDADGVRNFKWTAWRAIEGLWDLEDPTTVDIVATETEVSVEIGGVPFIGYIDRVEEGADGLVVSDYKSGRAPGRKFSESRLEQVLLYAAALTEIHGALPARARLMYLGQRIDEATVTAETIAEVTRRLAETWEELLERSATGDFPPQPGPLCGWCAFVRHCPEGLAEVERRHLAGALRPDAPALAEAV, encoded by the coding sequence ATGCAATCCACGGATGCCGACACCGGCACAACCGCCGCTGCCTCCCGATCCGCTCCCGCAGCGATGCCCGCCGGTGGCGACGCCTCCGGCGAGGGCGAGACCGGCACCCTCGTACACATCCCGGTACGCCCCAAGCACCTGTCCCCTTCCAGCGCCTCCATGTTCCGGCAATGCCCGCAGCGCTGGAAGTTCCGCTACGTCGACAAGCTGCCCGACCCTCCCGGTGAGGCGGCACTGGCGGGCACGTTCGCCCACCGCGTGCTCGAGGAACTGCTGGGGCTCGACGCCACCGAGCGCACGCTGGAGAGCGCCCGTTCGCTCGCCGGCCAGGTATGGACCGAGATGGAGTCGGACAAGGACTTCGCGGCGCTCGAACTCGACGCCGACGGCGTCCGCAACTTCAAGTGGACCGCTTGGCGGGCGATCGAGGGTCTCTGGGACCTCGAGGACCCCACAACCGTGGACATCGTCGCCACCGAGACCGAGGTGTCGGTGGAGATCGGGGGGGTCCCGTTCATCGGCTACATCGACAGGGTCGAGGAGGGCGCCGACGGGCTCGTGGTCAGCGACTACAAGTCCGGGCGGGCTCCGGGCCGGAAGTTCTCCGAGAGCCGCCTCGAGCAGGTGCTGCTCTATGCCGCGGCCCTCACGGAGATCCACGGCGCCCTGCCGGCCCGGGCACGGCTCATGTACCTGGGCCAGCGGATCGACGAGGCCACCGTCACCGCCGAGACGATCGCCGAGGTGACCCGCCGCCTGGCCGAGACCTGGGAGGAGCTGCTCGAACGCTCGGCGACCGGCGACTTCCCGCCACAACCCGGACCGCTGTGCGGCTGGTGCGCCTTCGTGCGGCACTGCCCCGAGGGGCTCGCCGAGGTCGAGCGCCGGCACCTCGCCGGCGCCCTCCGCCCCGACGCCCCCGCCCTCGCCGAGGCCGTCTAG
- the rsmI gene encoding 16S rRNA (cytidine(1402)-2'-O)-methyltransferase, with product MPRGPALVLVATPIGNMGDLPPRAVEELTACDVIACEDTRRTGRLLSLAGVSPTELVTVNEHTEAVAAPQLAARIKAGERVAYVTDAGTPTVADPGERLVRAVADAGCTVTIVPGPSAPLAAVAVSGLASGRFVFEGFLPRRGAARAERLAELAASGRAVVLLEAPHRCARTAVDLAESFGSQRRVVAARELTKLHEEIWRGSLVELAAWAGAGIRGEVVLVIEAVPPPAPPTDEDIAEAVAEARAAAPDASVRDITSAVAGRLGVSRRHVYEQARQLEGI from the coding sequence ATGCCCCGCGGACCGGCGCTCGTGCTGGTCGCCACGCCCATCGGCAACATGGGAGACCTGCCGCCGCGGGCCGTCGAGGAATTGACGGCCTGCGACGTGATCGCCTGCGAAGACACGCGGCGCACCGGCCGCCTGCTGTCGCTCGCCGGCGTGTCGCCGACGGAACTCGTGACGGTCAACGAGCACACCGAGGCCGTGGCGGCGCCGCAGCTGGCGGCGCGCATCAAGGCGGGGGAGCGGGTGGCCTACGTCACCGACGCGGGCACGCCGACGGTCGCCGATCCCGGCGAGCGTCTCGTCCGGGCAGTGGCCGACGCCGGTTGCACGGTGACCATCGTGCCGGGGCCGTCGGCTCCACTGGCCGCGGTGGCGGTCAGTGGTCTGGCATCGGGGCGCTTCGTCTTCGAGGGATTCCTGCCCCGCCGGGGCGCGGCGCGAGCCGAGCGTCTGGCGGAACTGGCGGCATCGGGGCGGGCCGTGGTGCTGCTCGAGGCGCCCCACCGCTGCGCCCGCACCGCGGTCGACCTGGCGGAGTCGTTCGGGTCGCAGCGGCGCGTCGTGGCGGCGCGCGAGCTCACCAAGCTGCACGAGGAGATCTGGCGGGGCAGCCTCGTCGAGCTGGCCGCCTGGGCGGGAGCGGGGATCCGCGGCGAGGTCGTCCTGGTGATCGAGGCAGTGCCGCCGCCCGCCCCGCCCACCGACGAGGACATCGCCGAGGCCGTGGCCGAAGCGCGCGCTGCCGCGCCGGACGCCTCGGTTCGCGACATCACCTCCGCCGTCGCCGGCCGCCTGGGTGTGAGCCGCCGGCACGTCTACGAGCAGGCCCGCCAACTCGAGGGGATCTGA
- a CDS encoding class I tRNA ligase family protein, giving the protein MGRYFYTTPIYYVNDVPHMGHAYTTLNGDALARWRRMHGDEVFYLTGTDEHGLKVQRAATQNGLSPQEQADRTSKRFKEAWDLLDIAYDDFIRTTEPRHHTAVQTLLERCYENGYVYKDTYQGAYCVSCEAYYAEADLVDGNCPIHEFPVEQMSEDNYFFRLSAFRDRLLEWFEDVPDNITPERYRNEARALVRGGLEDLSITRTSLQWGIPVPWDRRHVFYVWYDALTNYATAAGYGTDEDRFATWWPAVRHLLGKDIIRFHCVYWPAMLMAAGVEPMPRFHVHGWLLVRGAKMAKTSVVQIAPADLAASIGVDGLRYSVLRDNPFGPDSDFSYEALVQRCNSDLANGLGNLLQRVTTIVARADGSAGSAPAPDSPLASVAAQAYEAAAAAWARVQPSVALEETWRLVRETNEYLQDRQPWKLEPGPELDATLGDALEVLRIVAVLAHPAIPRSCAEVWRRIGLDGDPSEARLPEAARWGQYPAGLTVTVADPLFPRLTVD; this is encoded by the coding sequence GTGGGCCGCTACTTCTACACGACCCCCATCTACTACGTCAACGACGTGCCGCACATGGGTCACGCCTACACGACGTTGAACGGGGACGCGCTGGCCCGCTGGCGGCGGATGCACGGCGACGAGGTCTTCTACCTCACCGGCACCGACGAGCACGGCCTGAAGGTGCAGCGCGCGGCCACCCAGAACGGCCTCAGCCCCCAGGAGCAGGCCGACCGCACCAGCAAGCGCTTCAAGGAGGCGTGGGACCTGCTGGACATCGCCTACGACGACTTCATCCGCACCACCGAGCCGCGCCACCACACGGCGGTACAGACCTTGCTGGAGCGCTGCTACGAGAACGGCTACGTCTACAAGGACACCTATCAGGGCGCCTACTGCGTGTCCTGCGAGGCGTACTACGCCGAGGCCGACCTCGTCGACGGCAACTGCCCGATCCACGAGTTCCCCGTCGAGCAGATGTCCGAGGACAACTACTTCTTCCGGCTCTCGGCGTTCCGGGACCGGCTCCTTGAGTGGTTCGAGGACGTCCCCGACAACATCACTCCCGAGCGCTACCGCAACGAGGCGCGGGCGCTGGTGCGGGGCGGACTGGAGGACCTGTCGATCACCCGCACCTCGCTGCAGTGGGGGATCCCGGTGCCCTGGGATCGCCGACACGTCTTCTACGTCTGGTACGACGCCCTCACCAACTACGCCACCGCGGCCGGCTACGGCACCGACGAGGACCGCTTCGCCACCTGGTGGCCGGCGGTGCGGCACCTGCTCGGCAAGGACATCATCCGCTTCCACTGCGTGTACTGGCCGGCCATGCTGATGGCGGCGGGCGTGGAGCCCATGCCGCGGTTCCATGTGCACGGCTGGCTGCTCGTGCGCGGCGCCAAGATGGCCAAGACGAGCGTCGTGCAGATCGCGCCGGCCGACCTGGCGGCCAGCATCGGCGTCGACGGTCTGCGCTACTCGGTGCTTCGTGACAACCCCTTCGGCCCCGACAGCGACTTCAGCTACGAGGCGCTGGTGCAGCGCTGCAACAGCGACCTGGCCAACGGACTCGGCAACCTGCTGCAGCGGGTCACCACCATCGTGGCCCGTGCCGACGGCTCGGCTGGCAGCGCCCCGGCGCCCGACAGCCCCCTGGCCTCCGTGGCGGCGCAGGCCTACGAGGCGGCCGCGGCGGCGTGGGCCAGGGTGCAGCCGTCGGTGGCTCTCGAGGAGACGTGGCGCCTGGTGCGGGAGACCAACGAGTACCTGCAGGATCGCCAACCGTGGAAGCTGGAGCCGGGGCCCGAACTCGACGCCACCCTCGGCGACGCCTTGGAGGTCCTGCGGATCGTGGCCGTCCTGGCGCACCCGGCGATCCCGCGCTCGTGCGC